ATTCGACCTGGAGATCGTGCCGGCGCCGGTCAACTTCACTGGCGCACCGCAGGTCGCCACCGCGGTCAACGGCCAGGTTCCTGGGCCGGTCCTGTACTGGAGCGAGGGCGACACCGTGACGCTGCGCGTGACCAACCGGCTGCCGGTCACGAGTTCCATTCACTGGCACGGCATCCTGGTGCCGGCGGAGATGGACGGCGTGCCCGGCATCAGTTTCACCGGGATTCCTCCGGGCCAGACCTTCACCTATCGCTTCCAGGTCAAGCAGAGCGGGACCTACTGGTACCACAGCCATTCCGAATTCCAGGAGCAGAGCGGCCTGGCCGGTTCGATCGTGATCGAGCCGAAGAACGGTGAACGGGTGAAGGCGGACCGTGACTACGTCGTCATGCTGTCGGACTGGGTCGATGGCGATCCTGCCAAGGTCTTTGCCAAGCTCAAGAAAATGAGCGACTTCTTCAACACCAACCAGCCGACCATCGGCCAGTTCCTGGACGACATACGGAAGAACGGCCTCGGGGCCGCGCTCGACAAGCGCAAGATGTGGAACCAGATGCGCATGTTGCCGACGGACTTCAGCGACGTGACCGCCAGCCGCAACCTGGGCGTGAGGATGGCCTACCTGATCAATGGTACGCCTACGGACAGGAACTGGACCGGCTTGTTCCGTCCGGGTGAGAAAGTCAGGCTGCGCTTCATCAACGGCTCGGCGACGACGATCTTCGACGTTCGCATTCCGGGTCTGAAAATGATGGTGATCGCTGCGGACGGACAGGACGTCGAGCCCGTGCCGGTCGACGAATTCCGGATTTCCGTTGCCGAAACCTATGACGTGCTGGTCGAGCCAACCGGCGACCAGGCCTACACCATCTTCGCGCAGTCGATCGGGCGTTCCGGCTTCGTGCGCGCGACGCTGGCGCCGCGCGCGGGCATGTCTGCCCCGGTGCCCGATATGGATCCGCCCCAGTGGCTGGCCATGCAGGACATGATGGGCGCGATGGCAATGGGGAGCATGGGCGGCATGTCGGGCATGGGCCAGGCGCCGGGCAAGGAAGGGAAGGCGCCGCACGACATGCACTCGATGGAGGGCATGCACGACATGCCGGGCATGTCTCACAGCGGGATGGGCGAGGGCCACGGGCAGATGCAGATGCCGATGCAGCACGCCGGCCATGGCGGCGGCCACACGATGCCAATGGCCCAGGGCACGCCTCCGAAAGTCACCCACGCCCGCACCGAGTATGGCCCGGGTGTCGACATGCACGTCGACATGCCTCGCACCAATCTCGACGACCCCGGCATCAATCTGCGCAACAACGGGAGGCGCGTGCTGACCTATGCCGATCTTCACACGATCGGTGGACCGGTCGATGACCGTGAGCCGACCCGCGAGATCGAATTGCACCTCACCGGCAACATGGAGCGCTTCATGTGGTCCTTCGACGGCCAGAAGTTTTCGGAGTCCAAGCCCGTCCACTTCAGGCACGGCGAGCGGTTGCGCATCGTACTGGTGAACGACACCATGATGAACCATCCGATCCACCTGCATGGCATGTGGAGCGAGCTCGAGTCGCCGAGCGGGGAGTTCCTGGTCCGCAAGCACACGATTAACGTGCAGCCGGCCCAGCGCGTCACTTACCGGGTGACGG
This genomic stretch from Massilia putida harbors:
- a CDS encoding copper resistance system multicopper oxidase translates to MQQRVFEESAVNRWRRRLLQGAGAAALAGLVPARLLAAGQAAQPILRGTEFDLEIVPAPVNFTGAPQVATAVNGQVPGPVLYWSEGDTVTLRVTNRLPVTSSIHWHGILVPAEMDGVPGISFTGIPPGQTFTYRFQVKQSGTYWYHSHSEFQEQSGLAGSIVIEPKNGERVKADRDYVVMLSDWVDGDPAKVFAKLKKMSDFFNTNQPTIGQFLDDIRKNGLGAALDKRKMWNQMRMLPTDFSDVTASRNLGVRMAYLINGTPTDRNWTGLFRPGEKVRLRFINGSATTIFDVRIPGLKMMVIAADGQDVEPVPVDEFRISVAETYDVLVEPTGDQAYTIFAQSIGRSGFVRATLAPRAGMSAPVPDMDPPQWLAMQDMMGAMAMGSMGGMSGMGQAPGKEGKAPHDMHSMEGMHDMPGMSHSGMGEGHGQMQMPMQHAGHGGGHTMPMAQGTPPKVTHARTEYGPGVDMHVDMPRTNLDDPGINLRNNGRRVLTYADLHTIGGPVDDREPTREIELHLTGNMERFMWSFDGQKFSESKPVHFRHGERLRIVLVNDTMMNHPIHLHGMWSELESPSGEFLVRKHTINVQPAQRVTYRVTADAPGHWAYHCHLLYHMEAGMFREVVVS